In the genome of bacterium, the window GAGAATACTTCCTCGTCGCCATGCGACCAGCCCAGGCGTGCCAGATAGTTGATGACGGCCTCGGGCAGGTAGCCGTCTTCATCGTACTGCATCACGCTGACCGCGCCGTGGCGCTTGGACAGCTTGGTGCCGTCGTCGCCCAGGATCATGGAAAGGTGCGCGTATTGCGGCACGGTCGCGCCCAGCGCCTTGAGGATGTTGATCTTGGCCGCCCCCGGCCAGCCACGCGACGCGCCCGCGCGCCTCCCCCGGCGCTGCGCACGCCAGGCCGGCCACTGCGAGCACCGCCATCGGCCAGCCGACCACCTCGTCGGCGTGGCGCAGCACGCGGGCCGCCCATGCCCAGACCGACCGGATCGCTTCGCCGCCGTCCGCGACCGTGCCCGAGGATCGCCGCAGGAACTGCTCGAAGAGCGGGCGGAACTCCCCGCCGTACGCAGACCACATGAACAGCAGCAGCAGAGCGCAGCCGACCGCGGCCCCTGCCGCCAGGGCACCCGCGGCGCGCCGGTTCCGCGAGACCCAGAGATAGACCACGCCGACCCAGGCGAAGACGCTGCCGGCCCAGCTTGCCAGCGGGAGGAACAGGCCAATGGCCAGGATCCCGTCGATGACGCGGCGCGTCGGCTCCCGCCCGGTCAGGATCACCAGCGCCAGGAGCATCGCGATCGTCAGGGGCTCGTGCCCCGGCATGCGGCCGTAGAACGAAAACGCGGGCATGGCCGCCGCGAACAGCCAGAAGAGCGGGCCCGCCTCGGCGGCCGGACCCCAGCGCAGATACAGGGCGACGAGCCCCGCCAGCACCAGCGCGAGCACGGTCGCCCGCGCCACCCACTCGTGCACGCCCAGCACCGACATCGGCAGCGCGAGCAGCCACGCGATGAGCGGCGGATGGTTCAGGTAGCGATGCAGTTCGACCGGCGGCCCGGCGCCGCCATTCCAGACGTCCACCCCGCCGGTCACCAGCCAACCGAATCGAAGGTGGGCGCGCGCCGCCAGGGCGAAGACCGCCGCGTTGAAGTCGTGGTGGCGCACCCACGGCGTCGCCAGGTGGCGCGCGGCAAGCGCGGTGAAGGACGCGAGACCGACGGCAAGCCACGGCCAGCGGCGCGATCCCCACTCGGGCCGCCACGCCAGCGCCGCGGCCGCCAGGCCCAGCACCAGGAAGGGAAGCCAGAGCATCGGGCGCCATCTTACGCTATCCTCGCCCCCCAATGCTGCTGCCGCGCTTCAGCCGCCTCTCGGGACCCGGCGACGTCGCCGCCCTCAGCGGATCGGCGCGGGCGCTCGCGCTGGCGCGCCTCGATCGTCCGGCGCTCGCGCTCTGTCGCGAACCGGAGGACGTCGAGCGTCTGCACCGGGACCTGCGGTTCTTCGCCGCCGCGCTCGGCGCCCCCGCGCCAGTGCTCGTCCCCGTGCCCGAGCGTCGGCTGCGCGCGGCGCGCGTCGAGGCGCTCGCGCGCATCGGGGCCGGCGACGCGCCGATCGTCGTCGCGGACGAACAGACCGCCGCCGCCCCGATCTTCGACGCCGGCCGCCTGGTCGCGGAGGCGGTCGAGGTGCGCCGGGGCGGCGAGCTCGACCCGGAGTTCCTCGCCGAGCTGTTGGCCGAGATGGGCTACCGGCGCGTCCGGGCGGTGGCCGACGCCGGGGAGTTCGCGCCGCGCCGGGACCGGATCGACGTCTTCCCGGCCGGCGGGGCGCAGCCCGTGCGCATCGAGCACGAGGCCGGCAGGGTGGCGCGGCTGCGCGTCTTCGACGTCGGGACGCAGCTCTCGTTCCGCGAGGAGCCCGCGGTCCGCCTGCTCCCGGCGGGCGAGCCCGAGGGCGGGCCAACGCTCCGCGCGGCGCTCGCCGGCCGGATTCTCGTGACCGAGACCGGTGCGGCGCAGGGCACATCCCCGGTCGCCCCCGTCACGGGCCTCGGCCTGACCGCCAGGGAGCGGCGCGCCGCCGGCGAGGGGCTTCGGGAGCTCGGTGCGCGGCTGGCCGCGGTCGCCCGCGAGCGGCCGGTCCTGGTCGCGGCGGCCACGCTCGGCGAGGTCGAGCGGGTGCGCGACCTGCTCGCCGAGGCGGGAATGACAGTGCCGATCCTGGAGCCGCCGGGCATCGGCGCGCACGCGGGCCCGCTCGCGCTGGCGCACGGCCCGCTCTCCTGCGGCTTTCTCGACCTGGAGAGCGGCTTTCTCGCGCTGACCTCCGCCGAGCTGTTCGGGCCGCGGCCCCCGGCGCGCCCGGTGACGGCGAGCCGCGTCGGCTCCTTGATCGCCTCGCTCGACGAGATCGCCCCTGGCGACCACGTCGTCCACCTCGAGCACGGCGTCGGGCGCTTCCTCGGCGTCGAGCGCGCCGGCGACCAGGACTTCCTCCGGCTGGAGTACGCCGCAGGCGGCCGGCTGCTCCTGCCGGTCGAGCGCATCGACCTGCTGCGCCGTCACAGCGGCGTCGAGGGCGCGCGGCCGCGGCTCGACACCATCGGCGGCACCGCGTGGCGAGCGGCGAAGGGGCGCGCCCGGGAGAAGGTCCGCGAGATGGCGGCGGAGCTGCTGCGCCAGGCCGCGGAGCGGGAGGCGGCGCCCGGCATCGCGTTTCCCCCCGACGACGAGCGCCACCGCGAGTTCGCCGACGCCTTCGGCTTCGACCCGACGCCCGACCAGAGCGCCAGCGCCGAGGCGATCCGCGAGGCCATGGAGCGGCCGCGCCCGATGGACTGGCTGCTCTGCGGGGACGTCGGCTACGGCAAGACCGAGGTCGCGATGCGCGCGGCGTTCAAGGCCGCGGCAGCGGGCAGGCAGGTCGCCGTGATCGCGCCGACCACGGTGCTCGCCGAGCAGCACGCGGACGTCTTCGCGGCGCGGTTCGCGCCGTTCCCGGTGCGCGTGGACGCGCTCACGCGCTTCACCCCGCCCGAGGAGGAGCGCGCGGCCCTCGCGCGGGTGGCCGCCGGGACGACCGGCATCGCCGTCGGGACGCACCGCCTGCTCGGGCGGGACGTCGCCTTCGCCGACCTGGGGCTGGTGATCGTCGACGAGGAGCAGCGCTTCGGCGTCGGGCACAAGGAGGCGATCCGGCGCCTGCGCCCGGGCGTGGACGTGCTCTCGCTCACCGCGACGCCGATCCCGCGCACGCTCTCGCTCGCGCTGGCCGGCGTGCGCGGCATCAGCACCCTGGAGACGCCGCCGGAGGAGCGCCTCGCCGTCCGGACCACCGTCGCCCGCTACGACGCCGCGCTCGTGCGCGAGGCGCTCGAGCGCGAGTTCGCGCGTGGCGGACAGGCCTTCTTCGTGCACAACCGGATCGAGTCGATCGCCCGCGTCGGCCGGCGGTTGCAGCGGCTGCTGCCGGGCCGGCGCATCGGCATCGCGCACGCGCGGCTGCCCGGGGCGGCCCTGGAGGAGGTCATGCACGCCTTCCACGCGGGCGAGATCGACCTGCTGCTGGCGACCGCGATCGTCGGCGCCGGGCTCGACGTGCCGCGCGCGAACACGTTGATCGTCGACCGCGCCGACTGCTTCGGGCTCGCGGACCTCTACCAGCTCAAGGGGCGCGTCGGGCGCGCGGACCGGCGGGCCTTCGCCTGGTTCCTCGTCCCGCACGAGGACCGGATCACGGACGAGGCGCGGGCGCGCCTGGACGCCCTCTGCGAGCTGTCCTACCTCGGCGCCGGCTTCCGGCTCGCGCTGCGCGACCTGGAGCTGCGCGGCGCGGGCGACCTGCTCGGCCCCGAGCAGTCGGGGCACATCGCCGCGGTCGGCTTCGACCTCTACCTCGAGATGCTCGGGGAGGCGGTGGCCGAGCTGAAGGGCGAGGCGCCGGCGGCTCGCGTCGAGCCGGTCCTCGAGCTGCGCGTCGATGCGCACCTGCCGGCCGCGTGGATCGACGATCCGGAGCTGCGCCTCTCCGTGCTGCGGAGGATCGCCGCAGCCCGCGACGCAGCGGCGGTCGCGGACCTGCGCCGCGAGCTGGCCGACCGTTTCGGCCCGCCGCCGCGCGAGGCGCAGCACCTGCTCGACCTCGCGCAGCTCAAGGCGCTCTGCCGCGCCGCCGGCATCGCGCGGGTGGTCGAGACGGGCGACCGGCGCTACCGCGTGACGCCGGCGCTCGAGCGCCCGCTTTCGGCAAGGAGCGCCGCGGCGCTCACCGGCGCGCTCGGCGCGGCGGTGAGCTTCCCGGATGAAGCGGACGTCGAGCTGGACTTCGCGAAGCGCTCCTGGACGGAGATCGTGCGCGCGCTCGGCGGCGTCCTGCCGCTGCTGCGGCCCTGACGCCGGCAGCCGCTGCCGCCCGACCCGCCCTAGTGCTCCCCGTCCTGTTCCGCCGCCGCACGCCGCGAGTAGGTGGCGACATACTTCATGATGTCGCCGAACTCGCTGCGCGACTGCAGCGTGTCGAACAGGTCGCGCGTCTCGACCATCAGGTTCTTCGAGCCCCTGATCGCCCGCTCGAAGTCCGCCGGGGCGTCCGTGGAGATCCGGCCGTGCCCCGGGTACATCTCCGCGACACGCAGGCTGCTGAGCTCGCGCAGCGTGCCGATGTAGTCGCTGATGTTGCCCGAGGGGAAGATCCCCCCGAGCGTGCCCCCGGCGAAGATCGTGTCCCCCGTGAAGAGCAGTTGCCGCTCGGCGTCGTACAGGCAGATCGCCCCGGAGCAGTGCCCCGGGCTGTGCAGCGTCTGCAGCACGCAGCCGCCGAGGTCGATCAGCGTGCCGTGGTGCAGGTGCAGGTCGACGTGGAAGTCCTCGGCCCGGTGCCCGAAGGCCTGGCTCATGAGCACGAACTCGTCCTGCAGGGCGATCTTGTTCGCGGCGCGGTTGTGCGCCGCCACCACCGTGCGTTCGGGGAAGTACGGGACCCCGCCGACGTGGTCGACGTGCTCGTGGGTCAGCACGACGATGTGGACGTCCTCGCGCGAGAGGCCAAGCATCCCGAGTTGCGCCGCGATGAGGTCCGCGTCCGAGGAAAGCCCGGTGTCGACCAGCAGGTTCTTGCGGGCGCCCCGCAGGAGGTAGACCTTGCAGCCGCCGCCCTTGGGACCGCCGAGCTGAAAGACGCCCTCGCGCAGCGCGACCGGCTCCGCGTGCGCACCTCCCGCCACGGCCGATCCCTGTCCCGCCGCGCCCTAGGAGAGGTGGCCGGCGGCCATCTGCGCCCGGAGCTTCAGGCTCAGCGCCTTGAGGACGACGAGCGCGAATGCCGGCTGCTGGCCGATGAGGTAGACGAAATGGGCGTGGTCGATCGCGACCACCTCGGTGCCGTCCTCCGCCGCGACGGCGGTCGCCGAGCGCGGCAGGTTATCCACGAGCGCCATCTCGCCGAAGACCTCGCCGGGACCGAGCGTCCCGACCAGCTCGTCGCGGCCGCGCGTGCGCTTGAGGATGTCGACGCCGCCGGCCTTGATGACGAACATCTCCTGGCCGCTGCCGCCCTCGGCGAAGATCGTCTCCCCGCCCTGGTAGCTGCGCACGAACTTGCCCGCCAACCGGAACCCGCCCATGTCCTCTTTCCTGAGTGAATCGCTGGGGCCGGATCATAGCAGATTCGTCCTGCGAAAGGGCTTGCTTCCCCGGCGCAGGCTTGGAAGACTGTCCGGGAGGCCGAACATGTCGCTGCTGCTCCGCCTGAAGAACCGCTCGCTCGCCGCCCTCGCGACGGCGCTGCCCTCCGTCGGCGAGCGTCTCGCCGCCGGCTACCGCGCCCAGCGCGAGGAGGGGGACGTCCCCTGGGCGCCGCTGCGCACGCCGCTCGCCCGCGCGACGATCGCGCTCGTCACCACCGCCGGGGTGCACCACCGAACGCAGCCGCCGTACGACATGCACGACCCGCAAGGCGACCCGAGCTTCCGCGAGCTGGACCTCTCGCTGCCGCTCGACTCGCTGACGATCACCCACGACTACTACGACCACAGGGACGCGGACCGCGACCTCAACGTGGTCTTCCCCGTGGAGCGGCTGCGGGAGTTGGCCGCGGCCGGCGAGATCGGCGCGCTCGCCGCTCGCGCCTACGGCTTCATGGGGCACATCGTCGGCCGGCACCTCGAGACCCTCAAGCGCAGCACCGCGCCCGAGGTCGCCGCCCGCCTGAAGGAGGCGCGCGTGGACGCGGTGCTGCTCGGCCCCGGCTGAGGGATCTGCAACCAGACCGTCGGTCTGGTCCAGCGCGAGATCGAGCGGGCGGGGGTGCCGACGGTCGGCGTCTCGATCGTCAGGGCGTACAGCGAGGCGGTGCACCCGCCGCGGACGGTCTTCCTCCGCTGGCCCTACGGCCATCCGTTCGGGGAGCCGGGCAACGCGCCGCAGCAGCGCACCGTCCTGCGGGCCGCCCTCAGGGCGCTGGCCGAGATCCAGGTGCCCGGGACCATTGTCGACCTGCCGCTGCGGTGGCGGCGGGAGACCTACAGGGATTGACGGCGCCAGAAACGGAGGAGGGCGCGCGATGTCGATGACGAGGAGGACGTTCCTGAAGGCCGGCGCCACGGCAGCGGCGGCGGCGCTCGCCCACCCCGCGGCCGCCGGCGCGGCGACCCAGCCCCCGCCACGCCAGCGCGTGCTCGGCCGCACGCAACTCAAGGTCTCCGAGCTGGGGATGGGCGTGATGATCACCCAGGACGCGGCCATGGTCCGCGCGGCCCTGGACGCCGGCGTCACGTACTTCGACACCGCCCGCGCCTACATGAGCGGCCGCAACGAGGCCATCCTCGCCGAGGGGCTTGGC includes:
- the mfd gene encoding transcription-repair coupling factor, which gives rise to MLLPRFSRLSGPGDVAALSGSARALALARLDRPALALCREPEDVERLHRDLRFFAAALGAPAPVLVPVPERRLRAARVEALARIGAGDAPIVVADEQTAAAPIFDAGRLVAEAVEVRRGGELDPEFLAELLAEMGYRRVRAVADAGEFAPRRDRIDVFPAGGAQPVRIEHEAGRVARLRVFDVGTQLSFREEPAVRLLPAGEPEGGPTLRAALAGRILVTETGAAQGTSPVAPVTGLGLTARERRAAGEGLRELGARLAAVARERPVLVAAATLGEVERVRDLLAEAGMTVPILEPPGIGAHAGPLALAHGPLSCGFLDLESGFLALTSAELFGPRPPARPVTASRVGSLIASLDEIAPGDHVVHLEHGVGRFLGVERAGDQDFLRLEYAAGGRLLLPVERIDLLRRHSGVEGARPRLDTIGGTAWRAAKGRAREKVREMAAELLRQAAEREAAPGIAFPPDDERHREFADAFGFDPTPDQSASAEAIREAMERPRPMDWLLCGDVGYGKTEVAMRAAFKAAAAGRQVAVIAPTTVLAEQHADVFAARFAPFPVRVDALTRFTPPEEERAALARVAAGTTGIAVGTHRLLGRDVAFADLGLVIVDEEQRFGVGHKEAIRRLRPGVDVLSLTATPIPRTLSLALAGVRGISTLETPPEERLAVRTTVARYDAALVREALEREFARGGQAFFVHNRIESIARVGRRLQRLLPGRRIGIAHARLPGAALEEVMHAFHAGEIDLLLATAIVGAGLDVPRANTLIVDRADCFGLADLYQLKGRVGRADRRAFAWFLVPHEDRITDEARARLDALCELSYLGAGFRLALRDLELRGAGDLLGPEQSGHIAAVGFDLYLEMLGEAVAELKGEAPAARVEPVLELRVDAHLPAAWIDDPELRLSVLRRIAAARDAAAVADLRRELADRFGPPPREAQHLLDLAQLKALCRAAGIARVVETGDRRYRVTPALERPLSARSAAALTGALGAAVSFPDEADVELDFAKRSWTEIVRALGGVLPLLRP
- a CDS encoding MBL fold metallo-hydrolase, whose translation is MAGGAHAEPVALREGVFQLGGPKGGGCKVYLLRGARKNLLVDTGLSSDADLIAAQLGMLGLSREDVHIVVLTHEHVDHVGGVPYFPERTVVAAHNRAANKIALQDEFVLMSQAFGHRAEDFHVDLHLHHGTLIDLGGCVLQTLHSPGHCSGAICLYDAERQLLFTGDTIFAGGTLGGIFPSGNISDYIGTLRELSSLRVAEMYPGHGRISTDAPADFERAIRGSKNLMVETRDLFDTLQSRSEFGDIMKYVATYSRRAAAEQDGEH
- a CDS encoding cyclic nucleotide-binding domain-containing protein gives rise to the protein MGGFRLAGKFVRSYQGGETIFAEGGSGQEMFVIKAGGVDILKRTRGRDELVGTLGPGEVFGEMALVDNLPRSATAVAAEDGTEVVAIDHAHFVYLIGQQPAFALVVLKALSLKLRAQMAAGHLS
- a CDS encoding glycine/sarcosine/betaine reductase selenoprotein B family protein; translated protein: MSLLLRLKNRSLAALATALPSVGERLAAGYRAQREEGDVPWAPLRTPLARATIALVTTAGVHHRTQPPYDMHDPQGDPSFRELDLSLPLDSLTITHDYYDHRDADRDLNVVFPVERLRELAAAGEIGALAARAYGFMGHIVGRHLETLKRSTAPEVAARLKEARVDAVLLGPG